The following nucleotide sequence is from Ignavibacteriales bacterium.
GTTCATTGGAGTTGGCGGATCGGTGTTTGCCGCATCGGACGCTCAAGATGGCGGTGTGCTTGTTTCCAATGACAACGGTGATACCTGGACAAAAGCCAATAATGGGATACCATACTGTTTTGCATATTGTTTTGTAGCGAACGGTCCGATACTATTTGTAGGGACTGGACAAGGAGGGGTATTTCTTTCGACTGATGTTGGTGCATCATGGATTCACTCCGGTGTTGAATGGAATTTTGTAATGCAATTTGCGAGTAAGCCAAATGGTCTGTTGTTTGCATTAACTACAGGAGCGGGGTATGGTCTCTACGCTACCCAAAATAAAGGTGACTATTGGAGTGGTAGGCCATTAGCTTCCGCATGGAACCCAATGTCGATTGCGATAAGTGGTGACGAAATCTTTGCCAGCTCTGGGCTTTACGGTGGGATGTTCCGTTCCATCGATGATGGAATGACCTGGACCGAGGCTGGTTTACCAGGCAAATATGTTTTGAACATCACCGTGAAATCCTTTGGGCTCGGTGCGACTAAAATGTTTGCCGGTACAAATGGGCAGGGAGCATTTCTTTCTGTAGATAATGGAACGAGTTGGAATCCGATCAACACGGGGTTAACCAGCAATTATGTTCGCACATTCCTCATCAGTGATTCAGGGATCTTCGCGGGAACCGGTGACGGGGTATTTCGTTCAACGGACGATGGAACAAGCTGGAACCCAGCCGGACTTACAGGTAACAACATCTCGGGGTTGGCAATGGTAGGGACCGATCTCTTTGCCTGGCCTCGTATGTCGGCAGCGTACCGATCAACCGATCAAGGTAGTAGTTGGACACCGGTGATGGACAACAGCACACCGGTGCGCATCACCGGCATTGTTGCTACGCCAAATGGTGGTGGTGACAATAACATTATCGCGAGCACTTGGGGAAACGGTATTGTATTGTCCACAGACAATGGTACTACGTGGACCAGGACCGACACCGGGCTTGCCACACAATTGTCCATGGCAATTACGCTGGTCGGATCAGATCTCTATGCCGGAAGTTGGGGACAGGGTGTGTGGCGAAGACCTTTGGCTGAAGTGACAACCTCTGTGAAAGAAATCCTTGAAAGCGAAATTCCAAAAGCGGTTGCCCTAGAACAAAATTATCCCAATCCATTTAATCCGGTAACAACCATCCGTTATCAGTTACCTGTTAATAGTCGTGTAACACTAAAAGTGTTTGATGTGCTTGGCAGAGAAGTAGCAACGCTTGCAGACGAAGTTGAAGAAGCAGGTTACAAGTCGGTGACGTTCAATGCAAGCATATTATCGAGTGGAGTTTATTATTATCGTTTATCGGCTGGAAGTTATATTGAAACGAAGAAATTATTACTGCTTAGATAATAAAGCAACTACAATTAGCAGAGGTTACCATGAAATATTTTTGCATATTTTTTCTTCTGGTGCTTATCACCCGTGTAACGAACGCCCAATGGACGTTCAACCCAAACGTAAACACTGCCATCTGCCAAGCTACAGGCAATCAATTAGCCCCTCATATCGTTACCGATGGCGCAGGCGGAGCGATCATCGCTTGGTGGGATAATCGCGGAACAAGCACTGATATCTACGCTCAGCGCATCGATGCTTCCGGGCATGTGCGGTGGACAACAAACGGTGTTACTATTGTAACTGCGGGAGGCAATCAAAATGCTCTCGTAATTGTTAGTGACGGTTTAGGCGGCGCTATTATTGCATGGCAGGATAACCGCAATGGCACAGATTGGGATATTTATTCTCAACGCATTAATGCCTTAGGTCAGACACTATGGACAACGAATGGTCTTGCCATTTCGACTGCTGGAAGCAATCAAGCGAATCCCGCGATTGTTTCGGATGGCGCGGGCAGCGCTATCATTACATGGGAAGATAATCGCAGCGGCACGAATTGGGATATCTACGCCCAACGGATCAAATCTTATGGTGTAGTGCATTGGACGACAAATGGAGTTCCCATTTGCACTGTGGCAAACGATCAAACAGATCCGACAATCATAAGCGATAGTTCTGACGGTGCAATCATTTCGTGGAGTGACTTTCGCAATGGAACCGAAAATGATAT
It contains:
- a CDS encoding T9SS type A sorting domain-containing protein, with the translated sequence FIGVGGSVFAASDAQDGGVLVSNDNGDTWTKANNGIPYCFAYCFVANGPILFVGTGQGGVFLSTDVGASWIHSGVEWNFVMQFASKPNGLLFALTTGAGYGLYATQNKGDYWSGRPLASAWNPMSIAISGDEIFASSGLYGGMFRSIDDGMTWTEAGLPGKYVLNITVKSFGLGATKMFAGTNGQGAFLSVDNGTSWNPINTGLTSNYVRTFLISDSGIFAGTGDGVFRSTDDGTSWNPAGLTGNNISGLAMVGTDLFAWPRMSAAYRSTDQGSSWTPVMDNSTPVRITGIVATPNGGGDNNIIASTWGNGIVLSTDNGTTWTRTDTGLATQLSMAITLVGSDLYAGSWGQGVWRRPLAEVTTSVKEILESEIPKAVALEQNYPNPFNPVTTIRYQLPVNSRVTLKVFDVLGREVATLADEVEEAGYKSVTFNASILSSGVYYYRLSAGSYIETKKLLLLR